TGCCATTGCATGAGGGGAAAAGGAGAGAGTAGCCTCATACGAGGTCTGGCGTACTAAGATGCTGTTGGGCTAACCCCCAAAAGGCACAACGACTTTCACGCTGAGGTTGCGCCCCATGTTGTAGATGCCTAATCGACCGGTCGGCGAGGCTGCGTAGTACTCGAAATACTTGAGACGATTCAGGTTTGATTGATAGGCTTTGTCGAACACATTGTCCAACTGGACAAAGAGTTGCAGCCACGGTTTGGCCTGGTTGGTCACGAAGCTTGTGCCTGCACCTAGGCTCCAGAGGGCATAGCCTGGCGTAGCCGTTTCAGTATTGTCGACGGCGTAAAATCGATTTTGAGTTGCTACCGCTTCCACTCCCACATGCACGTAGGTTTGAGCTAGCCAACGAGCAGGTTTGGCTAACGTGGCTCGAAGCTCAGAGCGGGTGCGCAACGGCGGCATAAAAGGCAAGTAGCGGGCGGCGCGACCGTGCTGCTCCCGTAGCGGCTGGTTTTGGTTGAGCCCATTTACAAAGGCGAGGCTATTATCGAAAAGGAGCCACTTGATAGCGCGCGGATGCAGCTTCAGGCTAGCCTCCAGGCCATAGAGCCGGGCAGCGGCTTGCTGGTACTGATACGTCGTGTTGCCTGGCACGATTACTACCGGTTGGCCGCTGGCATCGTAGAGCTTAGCTTGGTAGATATAGTTCTGGATGTTGTTATGGAACACCTCCACGCTGGCGTCCAGGTCGGGCAGGTAGGCCAGCAGACCTAGGTCTTGCTGCAAGGAAAACTCAGGCTGAAAGCTGCGGTTGCCGAGGTACACGATGTGCGCGCCGGGGTCGAGGCCGTTGGAGCCTACTTCAGTGATATTAGGCGCCCGGTAGCCCCGCGCCACGTTGGCCTTCACCAGCAGCCGCTCCGATAGGCTATAGGTTGCCCCTAAGCTCCCCGATACACCCCGAAACCATTTATTCAGCGCCAGAAACTGAGGCTCAGCGCCCGCTGCTTTCTGCGCCGAAACGCGTTGGTCGAAGCCCGTAGCGGGGTTAGGAACGACGTAAAAATCATCCCAGGTGAGGCGGCGCGCATCGTAGCGGGCCCCACCCGAAAGGTCGAGCTTCCCGAAAGACTTTTTCAGGAACACGTAAGAACCTAGGTCGAACAAGCCGTAATCAGGAATGGGAAAGTCGGTGGCGTCGCGGTTGCGGTTTAGCTGAGCCATACCGTTTACCCCGACGGTCGTTTCCACGCCCTGCCAAGTGGGTAAGTTGTCGCGCAGGTCATAGTTGTAGGTCGTAAGCGCCACGGCCAGGCCTGCCTGCTTGGGCGCCGTGGGATGGTTGAATTCGTAGCGGAAGTTCTGCTGCGCCCCCAGTAACAAACTAAGCTCATGCTGACCTAGCTTCACCTGGCTGCGGTTGAACAGCCGGTAGTGCTTAATGAGTTGGTGCAGGGTCCCGATGGAGTAGGAGCGCAACCCGTCGTCTGTTACGAGCGGCCGGTTCTTGATGTCATCTAGGTTCGCTTCGAACACCTGCTTGGTGAAGCGCCGGCTGAGCGAGTCGCGGCTGCCATCGGGGATTTCCTGCTGGTTGTGGTAAGCGGTGGCGTACCAATGCGAGTAGCCCCACGCTTTGTCCACGCCCACCATACCCGAGAGGTTCAGCTCCCGGAAAGCCGTGCCGTACACGCGGCCATCGATGCTATTCTGGTAGTTAGCCGCCGTTTTTTGCGAGACACGGAAAGCGTATTGCCACGCCGGCTGCCGATAGGAGAGACCTAGGGACGTGCCAATCAGGCCATTGTTGGAGTGGTACTCGCTGATAATATCACCGCGGAGTTTGCCTACTGGGCCGCTTGGGTGAGCCGGCAGCATATTGATAACCCCGGCCACGGCATCGGAGCCGTACATGAGGCTGGCGGGACCTTTCACTACTTCGATGCGCTCAATGTCGTACTGGTCGACCTCAATGCCGTGCTCATCTCCCCACTGCTGTCCCTCTTGGCGCAAGCCATTGTATAAGGTGAGTACCCGATTATAGCCTAGCCCCCGAATGAAGGGCTTCGAGATGTTTGGCCCGGTCGTCACGGCCGTGAGGCCTGGCACTCCACGCACTGCTGCGTCGATGAGGTTGGTGCTGAGGTTTAGGTTCATCTCGCGCTTGCCAAGCACGGCAATCGGGACGGGGCTGCGGCGGATTTCGGTAGTGCGCGACACGCCCGTTACCACTACTTCTCCTAGCTTCGAGGTAGTAGGCTTGAGCACCACATTTACCTCCACTGCTTGCCCGGCGGCTATTTCCACTGGCAAGCGTTGGGCATCGTAGCCCAGAAAAGAAAAAACAACCTCGTGCTTGCCCGGCGCTACGGAAGCTAGCTGGTAGTGGCCTCCTTTATCCGTGGTAGCGCCTACAGCAGTGCCCACGAGCACCACGCTCACAAACTCCAATGCCTGTCCTTCCGCCGTTACGCGGCCCCAAATGGCGCCGTGCTGCGCTTGTGCTAATTGCCCGAAGATGCTGAGAAGCAAGAAGCTAATCAGAATTCGCCAGTACGTAGAAAAAGCGCTCATGTGCTTGAGATTGGCTTAAAAATTAATTTAGATCGACCTAAATCAAAAGGCAAAAGAAAACCGCTGCCAAGGCTGGCAGCGGTTCAAAGTGACTACGCGAAGAACGTCTGAAACAACAAGTACACGTTTAGCACGATGATGATACCTGACACAACCCAAGCGGTAAGCTGTACCACAGGGCGGTTGGCGAATACGCCCATTTTGGCCCGGTCACCCGTAAATAGCACCAGCGGCACCACCGCAAAGCTGAGTTGAAGCGACAGAATAACTTGACTAAGAACCAGCAACTCACTCGTGCCTTTTTCCCCGTACATCAGGGTCACGATGAAGGCCGGTACTACCGCAATGCCGCGCGTGATGAGGCGACGAACCCAAGGCTTTAAGTGGAGATTTAGGAATCCCTCCATTACGATCTGTCCGGCTAGGGTGCCCGTCAGGGTAGAGTTCTGACCAGAAGCTAGCAGGGCTATAGCAAACACCGCACTGGCTGCACCGGCACCTAGCACCGGAGCTAGGAGCTTATGAGCATCCGAAATGTCGGCTACATCGTGCATGCCGTTGCGGTGGAAGGCTGCGGCCGCCGTGACTAGGATGGCACCGTTCACAAAAAACGCTAAGAACAAGGCCACCGTCGAGTCGATGGTGGCAAACTTGATGGCCATACGCTTGCCGGGTTCCGTTTGCTCGATGGCCCGCGTCTGCACGATGCTGGAGTGCAAGTACAGGTTGTGCGGCATTACGGTAGCACCCAAAATACCAATGGCGATGTAGAGCATGCCTGGGTTCGTAACCACCTGCTTCTGCGGTACCAGTCCTTGCAGAATGCCAAAGTAGTCGGGGTGCGATACGATAATCTCGTAAAGGAAGCACCCGAAAATCAGGAAGATAAGACCGGCTATAATGCTTTCTATCAGGCGGAAGCCCTTGCTTTGGAACAGCAAAACCAGGAACACATCCAGAATCGTCAGTCCTACGCCCCAGGGCAGCGGCAGCCCAAAAAGCAGATTCAGGGCAATGGCTGAACCAATGACCTCGGCCAGGTCGCAGGCGGCAATGGCTATTTCGCAGAGCACCCACAGCATCATCGCCGTGGGCTTGGAGTAATGGTCGCGGCAGGCTTGCGCTAGGTCACGGCCCGTCACAATACCTAGCTTGGCGGCTAGGTGCTGCAAGAGCATGGCGAAAAGATTGGAAATCAGAATGACGGATAATAGCGTATAGCCGTAGCGCGCCCCGCCCGCAATGTCGGTGGCCCAGTTGCCGGGGTCCATGTAGCCAACGGCTACCATCAAACCGGGTCCCCAAAACGCTAAGAACTTACGCCAAAATGGAGCATCGGCGCCCGGAACCTTGATGCTGGCAAATACTTCACCCAAGGAAGGTGCTTGCCGAGCACGTCGCCATCCTGTTTCGGCCGGAGGAGGAGGCACTACAGGTGCATTCTGTACTACTGGCGGCATATCGTTCGGATAAGATGACTTCACAAAGGAAATTTTAGAAAGGCCTAAATTATTTTTTAAGCCCACTTAAATACAACATTTTTCTTCTAAATGTTTCGAAAAGCCGGGAAGTAAGTTTTTTACCGGATTTTTGTCCCCCCATTCTGGGTTCCTAGCACATGAACATCGCCAAAACCAAAAGTCAGTTCGGTCTTATATCGCTCTTAGTGAGCATAGGGTTGGTGGGCATAAAATTTTATGCCTATTACCTGACAGCATCACAAGCCGTTCTGACTGATGCGCTTGAGTCAATCATCAACGTATTTACGAGCGGCTTTGCGCTGTATAGCCTCTACCTAGCCGGGCAGCCCAAGGACGAAAACCATCCGTACGGCCACGGCAAAATCGAGTACCTGTCCGTTGGCTTCGAAGGGGCCCTGATCCTGATTGCGGGCGTGTACATCTTCTACAGCGCTACTTTGGCGCTGCTCCACCCGCACGCCGTAGCTCGGCCCGACTGGGGCATGGCGCTGCTCGGCTTCACAGCCCTGGTAAACCTAGGTACCGGTTTTATGCTGATTCGCTCCGGCAAACGGCTTAGTTCGGTGGCGCTGGTTGGCGACGGGCAGCATCTGTACCTTGATGCGCTGAGCACGCTGATATCGTGCGTGGCGCTGGTACTGGTCGCTGTTACCGGCAATGTGCTCTTCGATGCTGGCGCTGCTCTGGGCCTAGGTATTTTCATTGTCGTGAATGGCTACCGCATGGTGCGGCGCTCCGTATCGGCGCTCATGGACGAGGCAGATGCTACGGTGGTGCGCGATGTTATTGCGGAGTTGCAGCGCTACCGCCAGCCCGCCTGGATTGACGTGCACAACCTGCGCGTGCTCCGCTACGGCGCCGACCTGCACATCGACTGCCACATCCAAATGCCCTATTACTTCAGCCTAGAAGAAACGCACACCGAACTCAATAAGATCGAGCACCTCATTCGTCAGCGCTTCGATGTGGAAGTGGAAATGTTTGTGCATGCTGACCCGTGCACATTTGCAGCTTGCTCTCTCTGCCATATGCCCAATTGCCCCGTACGCCAGCATCCCTTCGCGCAGGAAGTGACTTGGACGCTCGGCAACGCCGTTAAAAACGAGCGCCACCATCTGACGCCGGAGCTGGAGGAGAAGCAGTAAAAGCTAGGTAGCGCTCTAAATAAAGAACGCCATGCTGCGACTCGCGCAGCATGGCGTTCTTTATTTAGCAGGAAGCTCTAATTCACTACTAAGCGCTGGGTGAACTGCTCGGGGCCACTGATGGCACGCACTACGTACACGCCGGCTTGTAGTCCGGCTAAGCTCACTTGCAGGTCATTTTGGCCGGGAGTAAACGCAGCGGTGCGTACGGTCCGGCCTAGGGCGTCGTGCACCGTAGCGGTGGCAGTGCCGCTGGGGGAGCTAGGTAGGTGGAGCGTCACGGCGTGTTGGGCAGGGTTAGGCCACAGGTGAAAGGCTGCATTGCGTGGGCTCTTGTTGGCTAGCACATAAGCGCGGTTTTCCAGCACCAAGATGCGGTCGTCGGTGGCGGCGGGGGTGCCACGACCGTCGCGGTTGCTGGTGCCCACGTAAATCTTGCCCTGCGGCGACACACAAATGGCTCGCAACCGACCGAAGCCTGACAAGTAGCTAGCTGCGGTGCCCACCGCATCGCCGTTAGCCTTCAGGGGCAGTTGGGTCATGCGCCCACCTTTCAGAGCTACAGCTAGCAGCGTGTTGCTCCACTCCGGAATAGCCGGATGATTATAATAGGCTAGACCAGCCACGCCCACTGTTGGCGCCCAACTGTACAGCGGTGCGCGCACGTTGTTGGCCGTGCAGAAAGCCTGCTCATCGGGGAGGTTGCAATTGCCCTCCACCGTTGGCCAGCCATAGTTGCGATTAGGCTCAATGAGGTTTAGCTCGTCTTCGGCATCCTGGCCGTGTTCACTGCTGTAAATTTTGCCGTTAGCGGCGCGTATAAGGCCCTGCGGGTTGCGGTGACCATAGCTATACATGCGGTTGACGGCCACGGGGTTGTCGGTCGGAATGGTGCCATCTAGGTTAAGGCGGAGCACCTTCCCGATAAGGGCCGTGGTGTTCTGCGCTTCGGGGCGTTGTTGGGCATCGCCGGTGGTCATGAGCAGGGTGCGGTCGGGGAGGATAAGCAGGCGCGAACCCGCGTGCGTGCTGGTTGCAGGTATGTCGCCGAGCAAGACCAGCGGATTGCTCAACGAGCCGGTACCCGTGGCGGAGTAGGTGTAGCGAACGAGCTTTTCCTTATAGCTGCCATCGTTGTAGTTATAAACGATGTAGACGTAGGGCGAAGTGGCAAAATCAGGGTGCAGCACCATACCGAGCAGGCCACCTTCGCTGCTAGTCACTACATCGGACACGGTGATGAGTGGCAGCACTTCTCCGGTCGTCGGGTTGACGCGGCTAATACGCCCTCCACGCTCCGTCATCCAGATAAAGTCATCAGGCCCCCAAATCAGCTCCCAAGGCACCATCAAGTTGGAGGCTAGGGGCGTTACGGAAACGGTGGTGCTGCCCACCGGAAAGGTCGTAGTCTGGGCCAAAACGCTACTCGACAGTAGCATAATTCCGAGAATATATGTAACAAATTTTTTCATGGTAACTAGTTAAGGATGAATGGATAATGTCTATACGAAAAGCCGCCGAAGAAAGCTTTAATCAAATAAACTTGCTCACTTCCGCAGCTAGGTTAGCTTTGTTAAAGCCACTTTCCCCTCTTTTTAATGAAAAGAATTTTACCACTACTCACGGTTGGCTTAGTCTCCTTTGGCGCAGGCGCGCTGATACCGCGCCCCGCCGCCTTGCCCGAAATCACGATGCCGATGGCGCGAGCGGCCCAAGAGCTATTCGGCCTGAGCTTTACTGAGGCCCAACTCGACTCGACCCGGCGCAACCTTACCTCGTACCGCGAGAGTTACCAGACGCTCCGCGGCATCAGCTTGCCCAACAGCGTTGCCCCTAGCCTCGTATTCGACCCTCGGCCATTACGTTTGCGGCAAGCCATGCTGGTCACCACCAAATCGGACGTGGGTAAGCTGCCGGCCGCTGGTAAAATAAAGCTGCCCTCCAACCGCGACGCCCTAGCTTTTTACACCGTCCGCCAGCTCGGCGAGCTGTTGCGCACCAAGCAGATTACCTCCGAGGAGCTAACGACGTTCTTCTTGGCACGCCTCAAGAAATATGATCCGCAGCTACACTGCGTCATCACCCTCACCGAAGACCTAGCCTTGCAGCAAGCCCGCCAAGCCGATCAGGAAATTAAGGCAGGGAAATATCGGGGGGCGCTGCACGGCGTGCCGTTCGGGGTAAAAGACTTATTCAGGGCCAAAGGTTACAAAACTACTTGGGGCTCGGTGCCCTATAAAGAGCAAACCCTCGACGAAGATGCCGCCGTAGTTGAGCGATTGCGGGCGGCGGGCGCGGTGCTCGTGGCTAAGCTAACCCTCGGGGAGCTAGCCCAAGGCGACGTGTGGTTTGGCGGCAAAACCCGCACGCCCTGGGATGTCACGAAGGGGTCGAGCGGCTCGTCAGCCGGGTCGGCTTCGGCGGTGGCGGCGGGGTTGTTGCCGTTTGCCATTGGCACCGAAACCCTAGGTTCTATCGTCAGCCCGAGCACGGCGTGCGGTGTTACGGGCTTGCGCCCAACCTACGGGCGCGTAAGTCGGGCCAATGCCATGGCCTTGAGTTGGAGCATGGACAAAGCCGGCCCGCTAGCCCGCTCAGCAGAAGATTGTGCGCTGGTGCTCGCCGCCCTCACTGCGGCTGGCCCCGACCCACGCGACCCAGCTACGATGCTAGCCTCCAACACGTTTCGCTACGCCTTCGATGCCGACGTGAAGAAGCTGAAGGTGGGCTACGTGAAGGCTAGCTTCGACCAAGACTACCCAACCAAGGCCAACGATCAAGCTGTGCTGGAAGTGTTGCACAAGCTAGGAGTGGAGCTTGTGCCCATTACGCTGCCAACTATTCCGCCCGCTAGCCTCCGTTTCGTGCTGACTGCTGAAGGAGCCGCTGCTTTCGACGACTTAACCCGTTCGGGCCGTGACCAGCAAATGGTGCTGCAGAACCGCTTTGCCTGGCCTAACACGTTCCGCTCGTCGCGCTTCATTCCGGCAGTGGAGTACATTCAGGCCCAACGCGTGCGGAGCTTACTAATTGAGCAAATGGATACTCAGTTGAAGGGGCTGGATGCGTACGTGTCGCCATCCTTCGTGGGCACTAACTTGGTGCTTACCAACCTCACCGGTCACCCAGCCGTGGCTTTGCCGAACGGCTTCACGGCGCAGGGCTTGCCCACGACTATCACCTTCATGGGCCAGCTGTATGAGGAGGGAAAGTTGCTGGCCTTGGCCAAAGCCTACCAGGATGCCACCGATTTCGATCAGAAACATCCTGCGCTCAATTTCTAAGTTTGTAGCAGAGGCTTGTGGAACATGCGTTTATTTACACAAGCCTCTCCCTGCCCTTGCTTACCTAACCTAGTTGCTGCGTGGTGCAATGGTTTCTTTTTACCCTGTGCAGCAGCCTGATGATCTCCTAAACAGTCTCAATTGCTAGCCCCATACGACGCGTATGAGCTAGAAACGCAACTTGATTTCGCGTTTTCAGCAACACCGGACCGTTTTTTGGAGAGTAGAATGTCTAATCATTATAGGACTCCGGCGGCTAGCTAAGAGCTTCTGGTGGCAGTCGCTACATTCTATCATTATCAGGTATCCATTTTTAACGGTAATCCGACTTGAATACTACTCTCGCTACTCGTTGGAATCGGCTGACCGCACCGCTCACCACTGATGTGGCGCTGCGCAATGCTACCTTTCATCAGCTCTCGGAAGCCTATTGCGCGTCGGATCGGCATTACCACACCCTAAATCATATCCGCAACCTGCTTGATTCGCTAGAGCGCTCGGGGTTGGCATTGCATGATCCAGAAGTGGTGAAGCTAGCTATCTGGTTTCACGATGCGGTATATAGCTCCTTGCGCGACGACAACGAGGCACGCAGTGCGGCTTTAGCGAAAGAGTTTCTCTCCAAAACCACGCTGTCGGCTGAGCGCTGCAACCGGGTGGCTTACTTAATTGAGCGTACCAAAGACCACACCCAGCCCCAGCCCGCCGCCGACGTCGACTTGCTCTATTTCCTCGAC
This Hymenobacter sp. GOD-10R DNA region includes the following protein-coding sequences:
- a CDS encoding PQQ-dependent sugar dehydrogenase, which gives rise to MKKFVTYILGIMLLSSSVLAQTTTFPVGSTTVSVTPLASNLMVPWELIWGPDDFIWMTERGGRISRVNPTTGEVLPLITVSDVVTSSEGGLLGMVLHPDFATSPYVYIVYNYNDGSYKEKLVRYTYSATGTGSLSNPLVLLGDIPATSTHAGSRLLILPDRTLLMTTGDAQQRPEAQNTTALIGKVLRLNLDGTIPTDNPVAVNRMYSYGHRNPQGLIRAANGKIYSSEHGQDAEDELNLIEPNRNYGWPTVEGNCNLPDEQAFCTANNVRAPLYSWAPTVGVAGLAYYNHPAIPEWSNTLLAVALKGGRMTQLPLKANGDAVGTAASYLSGFGRLRAICVSPQGKIYVGTSNRDGRGTPAATDDRILVLENRAYVLANKSPRNAAFHLWPNPAQHAVTLHLPSSPSGTATATVHDALGRTVRTAAFTPGQNDLQVSLAGLQAGVYVVRAISGPEQFTQRLVVN
- a CDS encoding cation diffusion facilitator family transporter, which produces MNIAKTKSQFGLISLLVSIGLVGIKFYAYYLTASQAVLTDALESIINVFTSGFALYSLYLAGQPKDENHPYGHGKIEYLSVGFEGALILIAGVYIFYSATLALLHPHAVARPDWGMALLGFTALVNLGTGFMLIRSGKRLSSVALVGDGQHLYLDALSTLISCVALVLVAVTGNVLFDAGAALGLGIFIVVNGYRMVRRSVSALMDEADATVVRDVIAELQRYRQPAWIDVHNLRVLRYGADLHIDCHIQMPYYFSLEETHTELNKIEHLIRQRFDVEVEMFVHADPCTFAACSLCHMPNCPVRQHPFAQEVTWTLGNAVKNERHHLTPELEEKQ
- a CDS encoding TonB-dependent receptor, with protein sequence MSAFSTYWRILISFLLLSIFGQLAQAQHGAIWGRVTAEGQALEFVSVVLVGTAVGATTDKGGHYQLASVAPGKHEVVFSFLGYDAQRLPVEIAAGQAVEVNVVLKPTTSKLGEVVVTGVSRTTEIRRSPVPIAVLGKREMNLNLSTNLIDAAVRGVPGLTAVTTGPNISKPFIRGLGYNRVLTLYNGLRQEGQQWGDEHGIEVDQYDIERIEVVKGPASLMYGSDAVAGVINMLPAHPSGPVGKLRGDIISEYHSNNGLIGTSLGLSYRQPAWQYAFRVSQKTAANYQNSIDGRVYGTAFRELNLSGMVGVDKAWGYSHWYATAYHNQQEIPDGSRDSLSRRFTKQVFEANLDDIKNRPLVTDDGLRSYSIGTLHQLIKHYRLFNRSQVKLGQHELSLLLGAQQNFRYEFNHPTAPKQAGLAVALTTYNYDLRDNLPTWQGVETTVGVNGMAQLNRNRDATDFPIPDYGLFDLGSYVFLKKSFGKLDLSGGARYDARRLTWDDFYVVPNPATGFDQRVSAQKAAGAEPQFLALNKWFRGVSGSLGATYSLSERLLVKANVARGYRAPNITEVGSNGLDPGAHIVYLGNRSFQPEFSLQQDLGLLAYLPDLDASVEVFHNNIQNYIYQAKLYDASGQPVVIVPGNTTYQYQQAAARLYGLEASLKLHPRAIKWLLFDNSLAFVNGLNQNQPLREQHGRAARYLPFMPPLRTRSELRATLAKPARWLAQTYVHVGVEAVATQNRFYAVDNTETATPGYALWSLGAGTSFVTNQAKPWLQLFVQLDNVFDKAYQSNLNRLKYFEYYAASPTGRLGIYNMGRNLSVKVVVPFGG
- a CDS encoding amidase, yielding MKRILPLLTVGLVSFGAGALIPRPAALPEITMPMARAAQELFGLSFTEAQLDSTRRNLTSYRESYQTLRGISLPNSVAPSLVFDPRPLRLRQAMLVTTKSDVGKLPAAGKIKLPSNRDALAFYTVRQLGELLRTKQITSEELTTFFLARLKKYDPQLHCVITLTEDLALQQARQADQEIKAGKYRGALHGVPFGVKDLFRAKGYKTTWGSVPYKEQTLDEDAAVVERLRAAGAVLVAKLTLGELAQGDVWFGGKTRTPWDVTKGSSGSSAGSASAVAAGLLPFAIGTETLGSIVSPSTACGVTGLRPTYGRVSRANAMALSWSMDKAGPLARSAEDCALVLAALTAAGPDPRDPATMLASNTFRYAFDADVKKLKVGYVKASFDQDYPTKANDQAVLEVLHKLGVELVPITLPTIPPASLRFVLTAEGAAAFDDLTRSGRDQQMVLQNRFAWPNTFRSSRFIPAVEYIQAQRVRSLLIEQMDTQLKGLDAYVSPSFVGTNLVLTNLTGHPAVALPNGFTAQGLPTTITFMGQLYEEGKLLALAKAYQDATDFDQKHPALNF
- a CDS encoding Nramp family divalent metal transporter, which encodes MPPVVQNAPVVPPPPAETGWRRARQAPSLGEVFASIKVPGADAPFWRKFLAFWGPGLMVAVGYMDPGNWATDIAGGARYGYTLLSVILISNLFAMLLQHLAAKLGIVTGRDLAQACRDHYSKPTAMMLWVLCEIAIAACDLAEVIGSAIALNLLFGLPLPWGVGLTILDVFLVLLFQSKGFRLIESIIAGLIFLIFGCFLYEIIVSHPDYFGILQGLVPQKQVVTNPGMLYIAIGILGATVMPHNLYLHSSIVQTRAIEQTEPGKRMAIKFATIDSTVALFLAFFVNGAILVTAAAAFHRNGMHDVADISDAHKLLAPVLGAGAASAVFAIALLASGQNSTLTGTLAGQIVMEGFLNLHLKPWVRRLITRGIAVVPAFIVTLMYGEKGTSELLVLSQVILSLQLSFAVVPLVLFTGDRAKMGVFANRPVVQLTAWVVSGIIIVLNVYLLFQTFFA